From Coleofasciculus sp. FACHB-T130, a single genomic window includes:
- a CDS encoding AmpG family muropeptide MFS transporter — MAALLFLGFASGLPLFLTSKTLQAWMTVENVNLSAIGLFSLVGLPYSLKFIWSPLLDRFVPPFLGRRRGWLVLTQAALLLAIAAMALQKPSQALQLLAVNALFIAFFSATQDIAVDAYRTDVLEEREMGAGAAIFVLGYRVALLITGGLALILAEKLSWPTVYLLMSLLMAIGFVSSIWAPEPIQRDRPPDSLSEAVSLPFIEFFQRNGQSQGFLILVFIVLYKLGDALVNNMSTPFLLEKTGLNFSSAEVGAIQGGMGLLASIVGALSGGAILSKIGINRSLWVFGALQAVSNFAYFLLAQVGKNYQLLVLTINIENFCAGLGNAAFVAFLMSLCNQRFSATQYALLSSLMAVSRDILVAPAGRIAEATGWPSFFLISIAAALPGLLLLPIFAPWNPRSVPEMPREVLDDEDDDSQQL; from the coding sequence ATGGCGGCTCTTTTGTTTCTGGGCTTTGCATCAGGTTTGCCCTTGTTCTTGACGAGTAAGACGTTGCAAGCCTGGATGACAGTCGAGAACGTGAATTTAAGCGCGATTGGGTTGTTCAGCTTGGTAGGTTTGCCCTACTCACTCAAGTTTATTTGGTCGCCCTTACTCGACCGCTTTGTGCCGCCGTTTCTGGGGCGTCGTCGTGGCTGGCTAGTTCTGACGCAAGCGGCATTGTTGTTAGCGATCGCAGCAATGGCGCTCCAAAAGCCCTCCCAAGCTTTGCAACTGTTAGCCGTCAATGCTTTATTCATTGCCTTTTTCAGCGCGACTCAAGACATCGCCGTTGACGCCTATCGCACAGATGTCCTGGAAGAACGGGAAATGGGAGCCGGGGCAGCGATTTTTGTTTTAGGATATCGCGTTGCCTTGCTGATTACGGGTGGTTTGGCGCTGATTTTAGCGGAAAAATTGTCTTGGCCTACAGTTTACTTGTTGATGTCGCTGTTGATGGCAATTGGGTTCGTGAGTTCAATTTGGGCACCGGAACCCATACAGCGCGATCGCCCACCCGATTCCTTATCAGAAGCGGTGTCTTTGCCATTTATTGAATTCTTTCAACGCAATGGTCAGAGCCAAGGATTTTTGATTCTAGTTTTCATTGTTCTCTACAAACTGGGTGACGCGCTCGTTAATAATATGTCCACGCCCTTTTTGTTGGAAAAGACCGGCTTAAACTTCTCTTCCGCAGAAGTTGGTGCAATTCAGGGCGGCATGGGATTATTGGCAAGCATTGTTGGCGCTCTTTCAGGCGGTGCAATTCTCAGCAAAATCGGTATTAATCGCTCACTTTGGGTATTTGGTGCTTTGCAAGCAGTGAGTAATTTTGCTTATTTTCTCCTTGCACAAGTCGGGAAAAACTATCAGTTACTTGTACTGACTATTAATATTGAAAACTTTTGTGCTGGACTCGGAAATGCCGCTTTTGTAGCCTTTTTGATGAGTCTTTGTAACCAGCGCTTCTCGGCAACCCAGTATGCGTTACTCTCCAGCTTGATGGCAGTCAGCCGCGATATTTTAGTTGCCCCAGCGGGTCGAATCGCAGAAGCCACTGGTTGGCCTTCCTTTTTCCTAATTAGCATCGCCGCTGCCTTGCCTGGATTACTGCTGCTGCCTATTTTTGCTCCCTGGAATCCGCGTTCCGTGCCAGAAATGCCTAGAGAGGTACTAGATGATGAAGATGATGACTCTCAACAGTTGTAG
- a CDS encoding phosphoribosyltransferase family protein, with product MSSAPIFRDRITAGEQLAQPILAEIKQLQAQGLSVQPIVYALPRGGIPVAVPVARCLGCPVDIVVAKKITRPENPELAIGAVTSDGHVIWYQAKRSRKDPENNQLREAALHQAQEKAAALYSQLSPSCLSVNPRGAIAILIDDGIATGMTMAAAAYALKAQEPAAVWVCSPVAPIGLGDWLLSWSDRVIILQTPDPFLSVSRFYEAFPQVETQEAIADLQQHNQQIFPETPPDAPLSR from the coding sequence ATGTCATCAGCCCCAATTTTCCGCGATCGCATTACTGCTGGCGAGCAGCTAGCTCAGCCTATTCTGGCAGAGATTAAGCAGCTCCAGGCTCAAGGTTTGAGCGTTCAGCCTATCGTTTATGCACTGCCTCGCGGCGGTATTCCGGTGGCTGTGCCGGTAGCACGCTGTCTGGGTTGCCCGGTGGATATCGTTGTCGCTAAAAAAATTACCCGTCCTGAAAATCCAGAACTGGCGATTGGTGCCGTCACGTCAGATGGGCACGTTATCTGGTACCAGGCAAAGCGATCGCGGAAAGATCCCGAAAATAATCAGCTACGGGAAGCGGCGTTGCACCAAGCCCAAGAAAAAGCTGCGGCGCTCTACAGTCAGCTTTCTCCTAGCTGCTTGTCCGTGAATCCTCGCGGTGCGATCGCTATTTTGATTGACGATGGCATTGCTACCGGCATGACAATGGCAGCCGCCGCTTACGCTTTGAAAGCCCAAGAACCTGCTGCGGTTTGGGTTTGTAGTCCGGTGGCACCGATAGGATTAGGCGATTGGCTATTATCTTGGAGCGATCGCGTGATTATCCTCCAAACACCCGATCCTTTCCTCAGTGTCAGTCGCTTCTATGAGGCATTTCCCCAAGTTGAGACACAAGAAGCGATCGCTGACTTACAACAGCACAATCAGCAGATTTTTCCCGAAACTCCTCCAGATGCACCTCTAAGCAGATAG
- a CDS encoding GNAT family N-acetyltransferase — protein sequence MPCPLLPGYQLREGSSLNRASLVKFMQLTYQELFPEQKDFSHLAETVEQYFSKKTPLWWVELKEEGRKKEETDSSIPGSSVHPPSQVACLWLGNAVDQVTGDRHAHIFLLYVLPEHRRRGIGKALVNHAEDWARARGDRQMGLQVFQTNQPALNLYRSLGYQTQSLWMLKPLFPETPQP from the coding sequence ATGCCTTGTCCGTTATTGCCGGGGTATCAGCTGCGCGAAGGATCGAGTCTGAATCGAGCAAGTCTCGTGAAATTTATGCAGCTGACTTACCAGGAGCTTTTTCCAGAACAAAAAGATTTTTCTCATCTAGCGGAAACGGTTGAGCAATACTTTTCTAAAAAAACGCCTTTGTGGTGGGTTGAACTAAAGGAAGAAGGAAGAAAAAAGGAAGAAACAGATTCTTCAATTCCTGGCTCATCCGTTCATCCTCCTTCCCAAGTAGCTTGTCTTTGGTTGGGAAATGCCGTGGATCAGGTGACAGGCGATCGCCATGCCCACATTTTTTTACTCTATGTCTTGCCAGAACACCGCCGACGTGGCATAGGAAAAGCTTTGGTCAATCATGCCGAAGACTGGGCGCGGGCAAGAGGCGATCGCCAAATGGGTCTGCAAGTCTTTCAAACCAATCAACCCGCGTTGAATCTTTACCGCAGCCTCGGCTACCAAACCCAGTCTTTGTGGATGCTGAAACCGCTGTTTCCTGAGACACCGCAGCCATAA
- a CDS encoding HEAT repeat domain-containing protein, giving the protein MYDDDDDLSLLDPEIELESPLDQIEPLDADAESQPKPDPDAMLALLTAPGTQQRMLAARAFCELQDERAIPHLIHLLSDPCPLLRVSAAYGLGRNPSSTAVVPLITQLNNDWNGYVRKGVVWALGNCRDRRSLEPLTDALKTDISAVRLWAASGLAQMAELGYEAIVASIPPLIEALRQDPIAAVRSNCAWSLGQLCREMPSNAVYAGAIDGLIEAFAEDEEMGVREDAKAALLRVGDPRGLQLIETLEQEGLV; this is encoded by the coding sequence ATGTATGACGACGATGACGATTTGAGCTTACTCGATCCAGAGATAGAGCTAGAAAGCCCTCTGGATCAAATAGAGCCGCTTGATGCCGACGCAGAGAGCCAACCTAAACCAGATCCAGATGCGATGCTGGCACTGTTAACGGCTCCTGGAACGCAGCAACGGATGCTAGCAGCACGAGCTTTCTGCGAACTCCAGGATGAACGAGCGATTCCTCATTTAATTCACTTGCTGAGTGACCCCTGCCCGTTGCTGCGGGTGAGTGCGGCTTATGGGCTGGGACGCAATCCCAGTTCTACAGCCGTAGTACCGTTGATAACCCAGCTCAACAACGATTGGAATGGATACGTTCGCAAAGGTGTTGTTTGGGCTTTGGGAAACTGCCGCGATCGCCGCTCGTTAGAACCCCTCACCGACGCCTTAAAAACCGATATTTCTGCCGTGCGTCTGTGGGCAGCCAGTGGGTTAGCTCAAATGGCTGAACTGGGCTACGAAGCCATTGTGGCATCAATTCCACCCCTGATTGAAGCTCTAAGGCAAGACCCAATCGCCGCAGTCCGTAGCAACTGTGCCTGGTCGTTAGGACAACTCTGCCGCGAAATGCCTTCTAATGCCGTCTACGCCGGTGCCATTGATGGATTAATTGAGGCATTCGCAGAGGATGAAGAGATGGGTGTCCGAGAAGATGCAAAAGCTGCGCTTTTGAGAGTTGGCGATCCCAGAGGTCTTCAGCTGATTGAAACCTTAGAACAGGAAGGACTCGTGTAA
- a CDS encoding uracil-DNA glycosylase, translated as MPSEDQLSLFDTSGISESTTAQPQALELIPTSAKIPIPAGTYQTMAQMAEHCNQCYRCQLGETRTNAVVGRGNLQAPIMIVGEAPGQNEDETGLPFVGKAGQLLEKILASVQLNTEQDVYIANINKCRPPANRVPTPDEIAACKPYLLEQIRMVDPKIILLTGATAVKGLTGDKRGITKIRGTWMEWEGRLCMPILHPAYLLRNPAREAGSPKWLMWQDIQAVRAKLDEIRSSPA; from the coding sequence ATGCCAAGCGAAGACCAACTCAGCCTTTTTGACACCTCAGGGATTAGCGAATCTACCACAGCCCAGCCTCAAGCACTAGAACTGATTCCGACAAGTGCCAAAATTCCCATTCCTGCTGGCACCTATCAAACAATGGCTCAGATGGCTGAGCATTGCAACCAGTGCTATCGCTGTCAGTTGGGCGAAACCCGCACAAACGCTGTAGTTGGACGCGGCAATCTCCAGGCACCCATTATGATTGTGGGGGAAGCGCCCGGTCAAAATGAAGACGAAACTGGCTTGCCATTTGTCGGTAAAGCGGGACAGTTGCTAGAGAAAATACTCGCTTCGGTACAGCTAAATACCGAACAGGACGTCTACATCGCCAATATTAATAAGTGCCGTCCCCCTGCCAATCGGGTTCCCACCCCCGATGAAATCGCCGCTTGCAAACCCTATCTGTTGGAACAGATCCGCATGGTAGACCCGAAAATTATCCTATTAACGGGCGCTACAGCAGTGAAAGGATTGACTGGCGATAAAAGAGGCATTACTAAAATTCGCGGCACTTGGATGGAGTGGGAAGGACGCCTGTGTATGCCGATTCTCCATCCAGCCTACCTGCTGCGGAATCCTGCCCGCGAAGCGGGTAGTCCCAAATGGTTAATGTGGCAGGATATTCAAGCAGTACGGGCAAAGTTAGATGAAATCCGCAGTTCTCCAGCCTAA